The nucleotide sequence TGCCCTCAAAGGTGTGGCGCTGGACCAAGCCGGCGGCCTCGAACTGGGTCAACACGCGATAGACCGTCGCCAGCGAGGCTTCGTCGCCGTGCTCTTTTAACGCCGACCAAATGTCCTCGGCGCTCAGATGGCGATCCCGCGTGGTCTCCAAGTGCTCCAGCACCCGCACTCGCGGTCCGGTGACCTTGAGGCCGGCATTCTTTAGTTCGCTGTGGGCACCTGACAAGGCCTTGCTCTCCGTGGTAAAACGGCCCCCACCATAGCAGAGGACCACCCCGTGCCAAAAATTTTTGCCGCCCTAGCCGCCACCCTCATTTTAAGC is from Litorivicinus lipolyticus and encodes:
- the fur gene encoding ferric iron uptake transcriptional regulator, coding for MSGAHSELKNAGLKVTGPRVRVLEHLETTRDRHLSAEDIWSALKEHGDEASLATVYRVLTQFEAAGLVQRHTFEGNTSVFELADEEHHDHMVCTKCGSVTEYVDEIIERRQHEIADAHGFEVSDHVHVIYGLCRQCH